One genomic region from Nocardia vinacea encodes:
- a CDS encoding neutral zinc metallopeptidase: MKRSSAHAALLLAVIGALVSLLGTGCASVSAVDAEPVVGALQEPPLTANTLHAELRLPLLRCQLPAIEMSAAGQRQFVQTELDCLTKAWDPALRAAGMSLAPLQLVVVDNVTTGCSKQVQSTDPAFYCGGNVYWPTDDPIHRGWGSQLGQYLMFVVMHEYGHHLQSSTGILRSADRDIDTAGEKSPLGLELSRRIELQAQCLAGVMLAAAQAGGMLTPAEAVDLIDIQSDTEEDPTHGTGVNSRRWVEAGYRGASTSSCNTWAAALDEVE; encoded by the coding sequence ATGAAGCGCTCGAGCGCCCATGCGGCGCTGCTGCTCGCCGTGATCGGCGCGCTGGTGTCGCTGCTCGGCACCGGGTGCGCGTCGGTATCCGCGGTGGACGCCGAGCCCGTCGTCGGCGCGCTGCAGGAACCTCCGCTGACGGCCAATACGCTGCACGCCGAGCTGCGCCTGCCCCTGCTGCGGTGTCAGCTGCCGGCGATCGAGATGAGCGCGGCGGGCCAGCGGCAATTCGTGCAGACCGAGCTGGACTGCCTGACCAAGGCCTGGGATCCTGCCCTGCGCGCCGCGGGTATGAGCCTCGCGCCGCTGCAACTCGTCGTGGTCGACAACGTGACGACCGGCTGCTCGAAACAGGTCCAGTCCACGGATCCCGCGTTCTATTGCGGCGGCAATGTGTACTGGCCGACCGACGATCCGATCCATCGGGGTTGGGGTTCGCAACTCGGGCAGTACCTGATGTTCGTAGTGATGCACGAATACGGCCACCACCTGCAGTCCTCCACCGGCATCCTGCGTAGCGCCGATCGGGATATCGATACCGCGGGCGAGAAGTCGCCGCTCGGACTGGAACTCAGCCGACGCATCGAACTCCAGGCCCAGTGCCTGGCCGGAGTGATGCTGGCGGCAGCGCAGGCCGGCGGCATGCTGACCCCGGCCGAGGCCGTGGATCTGATCGATATCCAATCCGATACCGAGGAGGATCCGACCCATGGCACCGGCGTGAACAGCCGACGCTGGGTCGAAGCCGGTTACCGCGGCGCTTCGACGTCATCGTGCAATACCTGGGCTGCCGCGCTCGACGAGGTGGAGTGA